In Arachis hypogaea cultivar Tifrunner chromosome 7, arahy.Tifrunner.gnm2.J5K5, whole genome shotgun sequence, the genomic window ATTCTGATAAACATTCCAAAATATCATGGAAAAgcaaattaagtaaattaacaATGTAAGATCAACTCCTCTCCAGAAGCTATTTCACATAAAATATTACAATGTTTCAAGAAATCGCATATTCAACATGGAACAATATGATGGAACCATGGAACTATTAATAATTAGCATCCATATTCAGCTAATCTTTGTTAATGCCAGTTGGAAGCTATATTGCGTCAGATGTTCTGATTTTGAAAGTGCAAATAAATGCAAATTAAAACGAGAAGCTCTTAGACTGAACATGCCTGTTAGTAATATGCCGACAGAGATGACTACGATGATGCCAGATAGTTTATAGCTTGGTGCCTCCAACCTTCCAACAAATATTTGACAATTCAATGGCAAAAACATGAATTGAAACGACTGACTTGTTTATATTTGAATACGCACACAGATGACATATGAGGAAAAGAGAAAATTACCGGAATGCAAAAGCAAACAGAAGGAGAAAAATTGGAGCCCCAGACTTACACTGCCAGTGGAAAGGACAATGAAGTTAGGGAAGAAGAATAATATCTTCTACAAAATAGAGGGCGATGTAGTGAAATGAGATGTGACATTACAAAAGAATTTAAACAAATATTTCCCTCAGGTTACATAGAGAAGAACAGAAATATCACCTACCATTGTAGCAAACGTGACAGAGATGGAAATTAAAGATGCATTGCTCAGGTTAACATCCAATGCTGTTCCAAGAGCAGTCGGCACAACTGTGAAAGGCAAAGTCCATCTGTGGCATTAGTTGATAGAAAAGTTAATATAACGAGTGATGAGATTTTTGCATGAAAAACAGCTTCACTGTAAAGAAATGACAcaagattttttaaatttaaaaaaaaggaaaagaaggaagGGGGAAGGATTTTttgttttggggggggggggtaaCTATAACAGAAACGTGGCATGCCTTCAAATATCCCAAGTAGTGTTATAACTATACATTTTGTTAGTACTTTCCAAGTCAGAATAACAACTACAACAAAGAGCAATGAACTACAACAGTCAATTACACAAACTTAAtgaccaaaaattaaaaaaaaaagtatctaGAAGTTTTAATATGGAATACCCAATCAGCATAACCAAGTGAGCAGATAACAATAGCGATAATGAGATAGCAGAGTTCAAAGGCTACCTTTCAAAAAGTAATCCCTCCAAGACATGACAACACCAGTTTGAAATTTATGAGACCAGCACCAGGTAATAATCCTTGATAGGACACCTTGCATTATGAAGTGGAAAGTATTCATCATATAAGGAGCCGGGAACTTCCCCATATCAGCTCCTAATAGAGTTTTATTGTACCTGTTCAAATTagtagaaaaacaagaaaatgcgaATCGTAAATAACCTTACATAGTGTATCTATGCATGTGATGACCACTTGTATCAAGAAGAAACTTACAGGGTCAAACAGAGACTGAATGTGTACCaaataagaatgaaaaaaaagGTCTTTAAAATATATCCCACAGAAATAGGATTGCGGGAGCTTTTCGCCAAAGATCCATGATCTTCCAAGGACATGGAGGAGTCAACATGAGTCAGTCCCCCTGTAGGCCTGTTCTCAATATCAAAAGGCACATGCTTCTCAGATCCATTTACTCTCCGATGAATTGAATCTTCATCCATGTTACTAGCACCATACAAAATGCTATGCTGAAACTTTAGGTGAAACAGTCTCTCCCTTTCTAAAGGTCCTCTTGGTAGCTCCTGATGAAACAATAATTCAAAACCAGGGTCTTCGTCCACAAGATCATTCCTTGCATTTCCTAATTCCCGATTCAAATGGACTTCTTCGTCCGCATCACACCAGCTTGAAAATGAAGGCTCTCTGCCAAAGACAGAACCTACTCTTCCACTGTTGCCACCAGTGATCCTAGCAAACTTGCCCTTGTCAGAATCCAATTCACTCTGTACCATTTCCTTCTGTATGTCGAATTATTGCCATTTATATACTCCACAACAAATCCAGCATACTCTTTGACCAAAACCAACTACTTAACCTCACTTGGGTGCATAACAAAGCCAGGGCATAAGCTGCCTTCTAGCACAGGACCTGGTTTCATAATCAAATTCATCAAATTACGCCTGCATGATGGACTTAAAATCATTGATCAGTAATCAAAgaataaacaaattaaacattGATTGTCATTACATCTTAGAACAATAAGccaagatatttttaaaaaccaAAAGAAACAATTGCTCCTTGACAGCCACCACCATTTTGCAGTTAGATTAAGCTGAATGTTCATAGAAGACAGGTACATCTTCCCTATTCATCTAAATGAAGCAATAATGatataaacattgattgcttagAAACTACTAGGAAAGATCAattcttcaaattttttattgaaattagttTATGCTAACTATGCAATGTTAGACAATGcaatgaaaataacaataacaaaacaCGGAATGTGTGTGTCAGAGAGAAAGAGAAGCTAAATACAAATTATGGTGGTTATTTTCTTCAATCATTGGGACCATTATGTATTCGTCTTGAAAACAAAGATACAAGGACCCATTGGAGCTAAAGCTAGCTCGCACGCGACCAATATGATAAAAATGCAAACTTTGGgatcaaaaacatttttttttatttatattttttgtttgtatATAGAAATCATCATCCATCCCAATTCCATAACAATAAGAAAAGACCCACGATGAATTAGTTATTGAAATGAACATTTGGCGGGGAACAAAGAATGAAACTGACCTAAGGaagattgagagagagagagagagatccaaTCTGGTTCGGTGCGATCAAGCTTTTTTGTGTGTGGAAAAAATCGGTCTTTGAGATGGAATTGGATTGAATGTCGTTATTGTTTGTTGAAGACGGCACCTCAAATCATATGAACGTCAAATTCGTTGTTCATATTTGTGAATTCTGATTTTTGCATTCTGCAGCTAAAGCTTAATGCTTTCAGCTTTGAACAATGTCAAGATAACTCTACTTTGCATTTTTAGTTACATTATATTGTAAAGATTATGTTGTAATTAAATGGTACATTTTGCAATATGCAAATATTCCCTTTTTATATATTTAGTAATTTCATTTGTTTAATTGTAGAATTGTTAATAAGAGacagtatttatattttttttatagttatagAATTTATActttaaaagatatataaaagaacatcacTATCAATATTCACATAGTTGATTTACAAATGTACCAAAAAAAAATACTGTAAAAgtttaacatattttttttaaagttatttcTATAGTGCTTATTATTTAGGATTGAATTTTTACCGAATTGTTTTTATAatctattaatttttaaaaataaagaaaaaataggtCATTCTGATTcgcaaatatttaaattttttaaaatttgaaaatatatttaagttcttGATCCTTTTAAAATATAGACATAttgatttttcatatttatttgggTCTGATCAAACGGGACTCCTGTTGTACTAACCTAGTTGATATGAATGTATACGTGAGAGTTTTTAAAATTGGATAAATTAGACTTAGGGATCAATatgtctagattttgaaaaactcagaaacttaaatgtatttttaaattcttagaGACTTAAATGTGTGCAGACCAAAAAATTAAGAATCAACTTatcattttctcttaatttttttatattttttaattaaatattaactatctaacttattttttataattaaacacTATACTTTTAGACAttataacaaatatttaaaagaaaaaagtgtGCACTATCAATATCAAGAGTACATGACAATTTTTCCTATTAtacttttcaatttttatttttcatttttgattcATTGGATAATTTGGAGAAAATGTTCACCCAAGAATGCCCCTAtcaaagacaaaaatggaggcaATAGAAGCAAGTGGGGTGACATGTGAGTATGTGACTAATTTGAAGCAGCAATATTCTATTCTACTAAAGTTGATAATTTAGGTTAGTAGTGAGGACCATGTGGCATCTTTAACTCTTTACACCTTCAAGTTTCAAAGATATTTAGATTCAATGGGCCCCACATGTTCCTTTGCTCAACTAAAAAATCTTCCACAGTGCTCAATGATTGGCTTCTCACTGCTTATAATCTTATTCATCTTCAGATCCACACAGTGTCACACACTTCATCATATTCATCTTCATCTTGGTTTAGTGCAAAAAAAATATGGAGAGTGAATTGGTGAGGCGCAGAGTTAACTTGATTGCTTCCCATTTTGCATCAACTGATGACATCTCAGCTACTCATGTTCTCCCTATGGTAATtaatttatcaattatttttttttattgaagaaaTTGTTTGAATTGATCAATTGAAATTATGGATTTCTATTGACATGCTTGACAAGTTGATACTAAGTGGGGAGCAAGAATAGTGAACTTGTGTTCCTCAATGAGGTCATATGATTAGAATCTTAGGATCATGTTTATCATGAGAGAATCTAACTAACTGAATATGATTTGGGTATCTTATGTAAAGTAAATTCTCTTTTGTTTCATTTTTGGATTCTCTCTAAAGGGAGATAGAGAAAATTTATTCTTTGAATCAATTGATGAGATTCACACatagcatagtaaattgatataAGGTTGGATAATGTTTTCCTTTTTTGGTTTTAAGATTGGATGAATTGATATAATTGTGCATCTAGCTTTTCATAAATTCTTTGTGACTCTGCATAATTGCATATCTGCATTCATAGGTGGTAGTAATTGTTGAAAACTTGAAATCCAAGATGTGAAAAGTTCCTAAGCTTAGCATAGAGTTCTAGCAACTTTCAACTATATAAAACCAAAGAATTTTTTCTCCTCTTGTCTAAGACATATTTAAAAGGATTTAACATCAGATCTATGTGTTTCATAAAGACAAGGAATTAAATTAGTTCTATACTAAGATACTAATTCAGAATTTCCATGTGCTTCtgttttctagcattttttgTATGATGTCTTATATAATAATCTTTACCCTTTTCATCATTAGTATTTGTATGCaacttgttttgttaattcattTTCATTCCCTTTTTCATCAGAACTGCAGTGGTAGTTTGAACTCTGTGCTCCGGCGATGCGATAACAAGGTGTATTTCGCGCGCCAATCATCTGAATCTTATGGTTATTTCATGAGGCAGATTTCAGCTGAAGAGGTAATAACAACAAATTTCTTATTGCCTGAAATACTCCTTCTATGTGATTCTTTTTCAGAAGAAGAAACTTAGTAGCATAATTAATATGAAAAATTTTGCAGGGTGCTCCAACTCCTAAAACTTTTGGTTCTGCATCTGATCAGAGTCCTGCTAACACAAGAGCACCATGTTTTGCTAGACCCGAAAGTACACCTTGTTTTGCCAGACCCGGAAGAGCACCGTGTTTTGCTAGACCGGCGAGAACTGAAtcggattacttaagttcagtcGTTCAACCATTGGCTCCAGTGCAGGGTGGTGAATTTAGTACACTTGAACCTCCTTCATTTTCTAGGCCAAGAAAACCGCTACCGCGAGTAGACCAACTACATTCTGAAATTAATGGTTAGTATGTTAGAGATTTGAACCCAAAAGTTATTAAAATGGAAGCATGTtacatttataaaaatttttcttagCAGGAACTGAGTGGTCTCCGAGGATGGATGTCGCGGAATCAAAAGGAAAATATGTTATCACAGTTGAAGTTCCAGGAGTTAGGATCAATGACATAAGAGTGGAGGTTGATGATCAAAAGTAAGTAACCATTTCTGTTATAATCTTCTCAACTGAAGGAAAGGGTAAAGCTTAATAAAATGTTGCATAATCTTTTTACTCAAGTCACTATTGAAGTCTCATATGTGATCCAATTTATGCATACGCATCGAAAAGTAAGTCTTATCTGACTAGATGGAATCGACTACATTGATCAAATCAAATTATGTTAATGTATGTGTTCAAACCATTTCTTATGATATATGTTTCATAAAAAGTTGTGAAAGAAAGAATGGTAGGTAGAAAATCAAAATGTTTAACAATAATTAACATTCTTGGTTATGAATTGTGTTAAGTTTTTGACCTACTATGTGAACTGTGTGGCAGGTTATCTGTCAAAGGTAGACGCTCTACTAGCTACTTGACAATTGCAGGGTCTCCGAATGCCTCGTTTTCTTCGTATCACAAGCGCGAGATACTATATGGACCATGCGAGGCGGTCTGGCCACTCCCTTCCGGCGTGAACAAGGATCATATATCAGCTGAATTCCAGTGAGTGAAACCTTATAGTGTTATTTAACTTGTTATTTGTTGACTATTTAAGATTCATAACTCTTGAAACTAGCCACTGATGCATAGTTCATTACAGAGTTAATAGTATtctaaaatcaaattttcaatttcagctagaaaactAAGTACAATCATGATTCATAAAGACTCAATATCTCACAATCACATAAGTACATTTGAACTTACAAAAGAAGTGTTAGTGTTTGATTGAATCTATGTTAACATTCTTCATCAATAGTAGACACATGTGAATTGAAGCTGATATTTCTAatcttgttttctttgtttctgaAATTTCAGGGATGGATTTCTTCAGATAATAATTCCTAAGATTTGAATGAGCAATAATGTTGATTGCAGCCAAAACATATTTTGGAGCATTTGTTTGGTTAtgatcatatcatatcatatcataaatAGATCATAAGATAGGCTATGTTGTGCTTTAGAAATGCTTTTATTTCTTCTGTACCAGTTATGTCTGTCTATGTCTTATTTTATATGCCACTAAACAAAAGAATTTGGCTGAACCTTAGTATATACATATTTATGGCTTAATTTTGATTGATCAAGATATTATTGCTGATCTTATTTTACATTGTATGTTGATTTATTTGAAGATTTATTACAGGATATGATGAATGCTTAAAAACCAAAGTTAAAATATCCATTATATTCAGTATCATTAAGCTGAATAGTTAACATTTCAAAATATAGAGACAACTTTTATGCAGCAGCAACTGAATCATTCTCCTCCTTTCACCAGACTTTGGATTCACATCTTATATGATCTAATTTTGCAAAATAACACAGGCAATCTTGTAAGTAAAAAGAATTAAGGAAATGATAATAAAATCAACGCTGGCTAAGGAAACTTTTATGGTAAATAGCTACTTGAAATATATgaatatttgtaattatttttctttccctTCAATATATTGTACCTTGGAATAACCTAAATAAATAAGGGAAGAAATCATAATCATGTACATA contains:
- the LOC112702010 gene encoding probable sugar phosphate/phosphate translocator At1g06470 is translated as MVQSELDSDKGKFARITGGNSGRVGSVFGREPSFSSWCDADEEVHLNRELGNARNDLVDEDPGFELLFHQELPRGPLERERLFHLKFQHSILYGASNMDEDSIHRRVNGSEKHVPFDIENRPTGGLTHVDSSMSLEDHGSLAKSSRNPISVGYILKTFFFILIWYTFSLCLTLYNKTLLGADMGKFPAPYMMNTFHFIMQGVLSRIITWCWSHKFQTGVVMSWRDYFLKVVPTALGTALDVNLSNASLISISVTFATMCKSGAPIFLLLFAFAFRLEAPSYKLSGIIVVISVGILLTVAKETEFQLWGFILVMLAAVMSGFRWCMTQILLQKETYGLKDPLTLMSYVAPVMAVATALLSLALDPWHELHNNKYFDDSRHITQSFFLMILGGILAFFMVLTEYFLVSVTSAVTVTIAGVVKEAVTILVAVLYFHDKFTWVKGLGLCTILFGVSLFNWYKYLKLQKGHFSEGEVAVLHTTDSAGKYVILEEMDEQDI
- the LOC112702011 gene encoding uncharacterized protein isoform X2 gives rise to the protein MESELVRRRVNLIASHFASTDDISATHVLPMNCSGSLNSVLRRCDNKVYFARQSSESYGYFMRQISAEEGAPTPKTFGSASDQSPANTRAPCFARPESTPCFARPGRAPCFARPARTESDYLSSVVQPLAPVQGGEFSTLEPPSFSRPRKPLPRVDQLHSEINGTEWSPRMDVAESKGKYVITVEVPGVRINDIRVEVDDQKLSVKGRRSTSYLTIAGSPNASFSSYHKREILYGPCEAVWPLPSGVNKDHISAEFQDGFLQIIIPKI
- the LOC112702011 gene encoding uncharacterized protein isoform X1, encoding MESELVRRRVNLIASHFASTDDISATHVLPMNCSGSLNSVLRRCDNKVYFARQSSESYGYFMRQISAEEGAPTPKTFGSASDQSPANTRAPCFARPESTPCFARPGRAPCFARPARTESDYLSSVVQPLAPVQGGEFSTLEPPSFSRPRKPLPRVDQLHSEINAGTEWSPRMDVAESKGKYVITVEVPGVRINDIRVEVDDQKLSVKGRRSTSYLTIAGSPNASFSSYHKREILYGPCEAVWPLPSGVNKDHISAEFQDGFLQIIIPKI